CGCCGCTGTATTCCTCTTCCTCAAGACCGTCATACCAGACCGTAACGATCGTGATCTGATACCCGGCTTTTGCATATTCTCCCGTCAGATTCATACAGGCGTTAGCGCCGCCCCCGCCGATTGGCGGATATTCATGGGTGATAATCAGTACATTCATCGGATGACCGCCTTTCATACATAGCTGTAACTCCGTATCCTCTGCTCTTCGCAGGCTTCCCTGTCACTCAAGTGTAAACAGTTCCCGGTTCAATGCTTCCATTTCCTGCATTTCCTGTCGGATTTCCATGAGCAAATCATAACACAGGCCATAATCGAACATTTTCATACCTCCGCTTCGCAATACGCTCATGCGTATAAACTTGGCAATCCTCTCTACAGATTCACTATTTTGATATACTGTCTGTATTAATTGTTCCAGATAATAGACTTTTTCTTCTTCCAGAAGCAGTTCGTGAATCCACGCTGAAATCTTCTCACTGTCATTTTCCATTTTTCTCTCTACAGTTACAGGTACGTTTTTCATCAATAAGATGTCTTTGACCACATCGTCCTCCCTATTACTGCGAAAGATAAACATTCCCTCTGAGGTAAAGGTAGTCTTCCATAAAAAAAAGCGGTCAACCTTTCTTGTTATCTCTTCCAATTTTTCCCGATGTTGCATCCCACCTCCCCGCATGATCCGGCAAGTCTCTTTCCCTGCCCTAAGCACCGCGGCATCACCACTGATCCAGACATTGAGCAGCCCCCTTTTCAGTTCCTCACTCTCCTGCCAGGCAGGCGCCTGTTCCCGAAGAAGACATTCTACCTTTTTTTCTACCTCCATTACACGCGTCAGCCAGGGAATGAGTACGGCTTTGCGAAATGTCTTCAGATCCAGCTCATAGCAGAAATCAAGCATGTTTTTGTATAACATTCCGTTGTCTCCGTCCGTGATTTTATAAAGCAAAGCCTCCTTGCGGTCGCCCATTTCATAGCAGATGTATTTAGCAGCAAAATACTCCATAAATGACTTGTGAATCCACCGGTAAGTACCGCCGTCCTTTCGAAATAGTGGCACGGCATGAATGATGTCCTCAAGAAAATGCTGTGGTTTCGGACTGCTGCCCACCAGATTTTTAATACCAATTCGAATATCGTGGATCAGTTCTTCCTTTTCCTCGTACTCAACCTGCCATCTCTTGACACCCAGAAACCCCAATGCCATCAATACCCGTTCAAAGTCGTTGATTTCGAGCCCCGACTGCTTTGGGTGGACATAAGCATCCTTTGATTTATCATGGTCATTGAACAGCGCTTCATATACCTGTTTATAAAACTCTATTTTTTTATAAGGGATCTCTCCCTTGTACATATATGTCTTATATAAGAGAGAAACAAGAAGCGGATTGGTGAGAAATTCTTTTAAGACCTTAAGATTCTCTTCCTCTTTAATTTTAGTAATCAGGTCCTCCGCATGTTTCCCATAATTGTCATACTTGCGAATCAGCGCAAAAGCCTCGTTCATGCGAAGCGGCTGAATCGTATACTCCAAAAAATCGCTGAAAGAGCTCAGCTCACTCTCCTCCCGTGAAGTAAGGATATACGTATTTTCCGGCGCCCGTTCAATGAAATACCGGATGTCTTCCGTCACCGTCTGACGAAGCTCCACTGCAATCTCATCATAACCGTCAAAAAAGACAATGAATCCCCCCTCCTTCAGCATACACTTTAAATCCGCAGACGCAATCTTTTTGTCGAACTGATCAAACTGTTCTTCAATAAAGCTCATAATATATTTTTCTTTTTTCAGTTTGCGCAGCTCGATCATGATCGGAATCCCCGACTTTCTGATCACGGCCTGCGTCGCCAGATATTTGGCAATCGTGGACTTTCCCATCCCTGCATTGTCAATGACGATACTTCGTTTATGATTGCGCATGATCTCTGCCATGCTCTTCTCATTGACTACGATCCTTTTCCCTTCTTCCCGCTGGCACTGCAGTGTCAGCGGAATATAGAGGTCAAAGATTGTTTTCTCTATTCCGCGGAAAACGATCGTGTGCATCATCGCATTGCTTCGGTAACTGCATGTCAGGTACTCCTGCAATGCCTCATAAGTTCTGTCATACAGAGATTCCTCGTAATCTGTCCGAAAAAAATCCAGCAGCCCCTTAACGGCTGTCTTAGCCATCTCGCCCAATCCTGCGGTTACAAGAATGTTCATCAGATCCATGACTTTCTCCTTTGTATCTGTCAGTTAAAATCTCTCCCGTTACCTTCACACCCTCCACGGCGCCTCTCCGCTCTCCCACAGTTCTTCCAGATACGCCTTGTCCTTGATCGTATCCATTGGAGACCAGAAGCCCGGATGCCTGTAGGCCATCATCTCGCCATCTGCCACCAGACGCTCAAACGGCCCTGCCTCCAGCATTTCCCTGCCGTCTCCCAGATAGGAAAATACCTTTCGGTTCATCACCATAAACCCGATATTGACCCAGGACTGATCCTTTCGCGCCTTTTCTTTAAAACTCTCCACACGCCCTGCCTCATCTATCTTGATCGCGCCGAATCTCCCCTCCGGCCTGGTCGTGGAGATCGTGGCGATCCTGCCGTGTTCCCGATGATATTGTAAAAGGGCCTGGATGTCCACATCTGCCACACCATCCCCGTAAGTCAGCATAAATTCCTCGTCATCGCCGATATAATCCCGGATTTTTAAAACCCTTCCGGCCGTCAGGGTATGCAGGCCGGTGTCTGCAAGTGTCACCGTCCACTGCTCGGCAAAATTCTTGTGTTCCGTTTTCTTCCTGTCCTTCACGGAAAAGGTCACATCAGACTGATACATATAATAATGCACAAAATACTCTTTAATCATGTGCCCCTTATAACCACAGCAGATAATAAATTCGCTCAGCCCGCCGGCTGAATACGTATTCATAATATGCCAGAGGATCGGTTTATTACCGATCTCAATCATCGGTTTCGGACGGACAAATGTTTCCTCACTGAATCTAGTCCCCATGCCGCCCGCAAGTATTACGACCTTCATAGTCTGCTCCTCTGTCACCATATCTTCCACGGCGCTATGCCCGCATTCCACAGATTTTCCATCTGCTCCTTATCCCTCTTTGTCTCGATGGGAGACCAAAACCCTTTGTGCTGATATGTCGAGACCTGCTGTTTCTCGGCAAGCGTCTCCAGCAGTTGTTTCTCCAGCTGATAATTCCCGAGAAGATAATGGAATACCTGCCTGTTAAACACGTAAACGCCCGCATTGACCCATGCCTGATTGTCCGCAGCGTCAGGTTTGCGCACTCCCAGATAATTTCCCTCTTCGTCGATGTCAAGAATCTGATTGCGTCCTGCCGGATGCGCCAACGCCACCGTAGCCCATTTCTGTTTCTCATGATGCGCTTCGATCAGTTTATTGACATCAATATTGGACAGACAGTCGCCAAAGTTGACGATAAATGTTTCCCCGTCGATATATTTTTGAATCTGACTGATTCGTTGTCCGGTAGAAGAATACTGCCCTGTATCCACGACCGTCACTTTCCAGTCTTCCGTAATATTCTTGTGAATCTCTATCGTATTGTTCCGCAGATCGACCGTAATATCCGACTGATAAATATAGAAGTCATTAAAATAATCTTTGATCATCTCTTTGCGATAGCCGGCGCAGATAATAAACTCATGGAACCCATGCGCTCCATAGCCTTTCATAATATGCCAGAGAATCGGATTTTCCCCAATCTCGACCATCGGCTTGGGCACTCCCTGTTTATCCTCGGCTATCGTGCTTGGCAGTCCTCCTGCCAGAATCACTACTTTCATCTTCGCTTCTCCCGATCTCATCTTCAAAAAGCTCTGTTGCCTTTTTCCTCCCAGGCCTTCAGAAAACACGCAGCCTGTCTGTCCATACATGCCGCTATGTCCTCGCCTCGCCGGCGGCAATGCGACCACTGTGCAATCTTTTCCATGGCAGTCTCCACATTCCATACGGGTTTCCAGCCAAATGTATTTTTCAGCTTCGAGCAATCCAGCTTCAGAAAACCGGCCTCATGAGGGCCACCGTCATATCGGTCTTCCCACCTGGTTTCCTGCCCGGTCTCAGACTGCCACTTCCGGCAGAACAGATCCACAAGCGCTCCTGTCGTGTAACAGTCGTTGTCATCCGGTCCAACGTTATAGTTGCCCGCATAGCTCTGCGTCTCATACTGAGCCGCCGCGATCATCAGGTAGACAGTCACCGGTTCGAGCACGTGCTGATAGGGTCTGACGGAATAAGGATTCCTCACCGCGATCGTCCCGCCTTTTTCAACTGCCCGGATACAGTCCGGAATGATCCGGTCCGTTGCAAAATCGCCGCCACCGATCACATTACCGGCTCTCGCGGTGGAAACTGCCACCCTTCCGTCAGTGAAAAAAGACTGGCAATAGCTGTCCGTCACCAGCTCAGAACACGATTTGGAATTGGAATATGGGTCATAGCCATTGAGTTCTTCGTTCTCCCGATAACCCCAGACCCATTCCCTGTTTTTATAGACTTTATCTGTCGTCACATTGACAAAAGACCGCACACTCTCCGTCTGCCTGATGCACTCCAGCACATGGACTGTCCCCATCACATTGACATCATAGGTATATACGGGATTTTTGTATGACTCCCGTACAATGGGCTGAGCTGCCATGTGAATGACGATCTCCGGCCGTACCCGCCCGAAAACCTGTTGCAAATGCGGCAGATCGCGCACATCCCCCATGATTGACTCCATGCCGTCAGCCAGATGACACAGTTCAAACAGGGAAGGGGCGGTCGGCGGCTCCAGACTGTAACCCGTCACCTGCGCGCCGAGCGCCCGTAACAGGGCACACATCCAGCTTCCCTTAAAACCTGTGTGTCCCGTAATCAGTATTTTTTTATTTTTGTAAAGATGATTTGGATTCATATCTTCTCCCGGCAAGTTCCTTACCTGTCTGCAACATTCCTTCAACAACTAATAGAAAACACATTCCATAAATAGACAAATATCTCACTACATAAGAAATATCCCCGGTAATATTTGTTATCGCCGGTGTATTCCACACAAAGAAGCAAAACATTCCCGCAAACAATAACGCGTACATATAATCATTTTTCTCTTTCCGTTCCCCACATAAGAACAGTATCAGCGGAATCGAAAAATAAATCGGTGTATAGGATCCGGACCATGCAGGAACAATGACCATCAAACTGCACAGCAGATATAACCGTTTCCACTCCACTTTCGTCAGCCAGGCAACAGTGAATGCCACTGCCGCATAACATATCGTTAATATCGTTCCGATTACAGGCATATGAAAATGAAGGAATTTGAAATCTATTTGGTTCCATGTCGACCGTATACTTTTCCAGCTGTAATAAGATATGCCAGCATGCAGCTGTGCCTGATTTTTCAGCATCCGGACAAGCCCGTGAGATCCACCAAAAAATACAAAGGGAACAAAAAACATAAGGACTCCATATAAGACCAGCCGTCCCGCTTCCCGATACCTTTTTTCCTTTATATAAAGTATCCCAAAAATCGCCGGATATATCTTAAATCCTGCGGCCATCGCAATAAAAACAAGCGCCATCTCCTGGCTCCGTCTGTCTGGCCGCTGCCGTAACTCCATTGCCCGCATAAGTAAAATACAGGCAGTCAGTGCTGCGTTACCAATCCACAATATACTCAATATATAGACTCCGGAACTAAATATCGCAAGCGCAATTCCTCTGATATGTCCTGTTCCGAATCCTTTTTGCCTGATCAGACGCTCAATGCTATTGTAAAACAAAATACCCATTGCTACATTGTATAGCACGTATAAAAGCAGGGCATAGGAGGACAGGGAAGGGGCATCATTCATCGCAACGGCATCCAACGCCAGACATTTTCCCAATGCCCAATACATCATATACGCAAGCGGTGGAAAACAGGCATTATAATCAACATCATAAACGTTCTTTGGCTCTCTTACATAAAAGATGTGATTAAAAAAGTCCATAAAATAAAAGTCTTTATCGGTTAGTACAAGATCGATACATTCCCCCTGCGTCTGCCACAGGTAGCATATGTTAAGGCTGCCGATCAGCAGAAGCAACGCCCCAAACAGGAACTGTGGTGTAATCTTGCTGTAAAATTTCTGCAGGCATCCCCCTTCTGGTACACTTACTTTACCGGGATTTTTTCCCATCTTCTACTTTCCTCCTTCAATGTCCTCAACAAAGAATGCCCCATAAAATCATGCACAATGCACCATCACCTTGATCAGATCCCGCTGCTTTTCTTTCATCAGGCAGACTGCTTCCTCAATTTTATCCAGGCCGTACAGATGGTGCGTAACAAGAGGCGCCGGATCGACGCGCCCATACCGGATCATGGAAAAGATCCGCTCTACTCTGGCACGCCCGCCTTCTGCCAGTTCCATATGCAGTGTCTTCCCACACATCCCACGTCCACCTGAAAAAATCGGCAACGGCAGGTATCCGGTACCCCCAAAATAGTTTACGTTTGATATGGTACCGATTCCATACCGGGTCATATCATAAGCCTGCGTCAGTGTATCTGCGCCTCCTCCGGCAATAATGACCGCATCCACGCCAACGCCGTCTGTCATCTCCAGCACTCGTTCCGTGACATTTTCTTCTTTATAATTGAGCACATCAGTAGCCCCATAGTTTCTGGCCAGTTCCACACAGACCGGACGGGTTCCCACTGCAATAATCCGTCCGGCGCCAAGCAGGCTGGCTCCTGCGACCGCCATCAACCCGATGGATCCGATCCCAAGTACACAGACCGTATCACCGAACTTAATATTGGCATTTTCCGCTCCGGTAAATCCCGTTGTGACGACATCGACACTCATCAGCGCCTGCTCGTCAGAAATATCCGGCGGAATATGCGCCAGTGTGACATCCGCATCGGAAATCAGAAATCGTTCCGCAAAGACCCCTGGCTGCGTGCGCCCTAACTGGCAGCCAGAGAATGGGGTTCCCGCATGTTTACGGTTTCCCTCCTGTATCGCCTTGTGGCGCCAATCCGGCGTCACCGCAGGGACAGCCACTTTGTCACCTGCTTTAAAATCCCTCACATATGGCCCCACTTCCACGACTTCCGCGATACTTTCATGGCCCAGTATCAGATTGGGCTGTTTCGGCGAACCTCCCCATATCGTATGAATATCCGAAGAGCAGGGTGTTACCGCAATCGGCTTTAAGATAGCTCCATAAGGTGTCAACTGCGGCTGAGGCGCATCAAACCATGCCGTTTTCTGCTGTCTTTCCAATACAAAAGCTCTCATGCCTTTTCACACTCCATTCCCGTGGCATCCATCGTTTTGCGGATGCCCTCTTCAAAAGATGTCATCCTGAAATCACCGATCGTTTCCAGAAGCCTGGAAATATCTGGTCGAAGAGACGGTGATCTCTCCGGATTCGTACAACTCTCTCCAAACTCATATGTCCCCGTTCCATTGGACATCTCATATATTTTCAACACATACTCTCTCAGTACTCTCGTGTCATCACTGCCCACATTATAAATACCTGAAGCACAGCCATTTTCAATCAGACGCATAACGATCGCTGCAAAATCATCAATATACAGATAATTCCATTCCTGCGTACAGGGGCCCAGCACCAGATTCTGTCCCGTATTAAATTTCCGGATGCAGTCATCCACCAAGGTCCCAGCCCTGTCTCCGGGCCCGTATACACTGAAAATACGCAGATGGATGAAATCCATCTGTACATTCCGGCAATATGCCTCAGCCCTGCCGGAAAACTCCAGCTTCGCCTTCCCATACTCTGAAATTGGCAAGCACTCCATACTCTCCCTGATCACTCCACTTTTATCCCCATACTCTGCCTGTGATCCGGAAAAAATA
The sequence above is a segment of the Lachnospiraceae bacterium JLR.KK008 genome. Coding sequences within it:
- a CDS encoding sugar phosphate nucleotidyltransferase produces the protein MRSGEAKMKVVILAGGLPSTIAEDKQGVPKPMVEIGENPILWHIMKGYGAHGFHEFIICAGYRKEMIKDYFNDFYIYQSDITVDLRNNTIEIHKNITEDWKVTVVDTGQYSSTGQRISQIQKYIDGETFIVNFGDCLSNIDVNKLIEAHHEKQKWATVALAHPAGRNQILDIDEEGNYLGVRKPDAADNQAWVNAGVYVFNRQVFHYLLGNYQLEKQLLETLAEKQQVSTYQHKGFWSPIETKRDKEQMENLWNAGIAPWKIW
- a CDS encoding NAD(P)-dependent oxidoreductase, producing MKTVVFTGATSFLGAHLLRELLREGHVVYALVRGDSTRLGQLPAGDRLHLLYGSLDDLDIVREAVSRADLWIHFAWHGSGSRNRADREVQSRNVAYSVRALQIADELGCRQFIFSGSQAEYGDKSGVIRESMECLPISEYGKAKLEFSGRAEAYCRNVQMDFIHLRIFSVYGPGDRAGTLVDDCIRKFNTGQNLVLGPCTQEWNYLYIDDFAAIVMRLIENGCASGIYNVGSDDTRVLREYVLKIYEMSNGTGTYEFGESCTNPERSPSLRPDISRLLETIGDFRMTSFEEGIRKTMDATGMECEKA
- a CDS encoding glycosyltransferase 87 family protein, with amino-acid sequence MGKNPGKVSVPEGGCLQKFYSKITPQFLFGALLLLIGSLNICYLWQTQGECIDLVLTDKDFYFMDFFNHIFYVREPKNVYDVDYNACFPPLAYMMYWALGKCLALDAVAMNDAPSLSSYALLLYVLYNVAMGILFYNSIERLIRQKGFGTGHIRGIALAIFSSGVYILSILWIGNAALTACILLMRAMELRQRPDRRSQEMALVFIAMAAGFKIYPAIFGILYIKEKRYREAGRLVLYGVLMFFVPFVFFGGSHGLVRMLKNQAQLHAGISYYSWKSIRSTWNQIDFKFLHFHMPVIGTILTICYAAVAFTVAWLTKVEWKRLYLLCSLMVIVPAWSGSYTPIYFSIPLILFLCGERKEKNDYMYALLFAGMFCFFVWNTPAITNITGDISYVVRYLSIYGMCFLLVVEGMLQTGKELAGRRYESKSSLQK
- a CDS encoding zinc-binding dehydrogenase; the protein is MRAFVLERQQKTAWFDAPQPQLTPYGAILKPIAVTPCSSDIHTIWGGSPKQPNLILGHESIAEVVEVGPYVRDFKAGDKVAVPAVTPDWRHKAIQEGNRKHAGTPFSGCQLGRTQPGVFAERFLISDADVTLAHIPPDISDEQALMSVDVVTTGFTGAENANIKFGDTVCVLGIGSIGLMAVAGASLLGAGRIIAVGTRPVCVELARNYGATDVLNYKEENVTERVLEMTDGVGVDAVIIAGGGADTLTQAYDMTRYGIGTISNVNYFGGTGYLPLPIFSGGRGMCGKTLHMELAEGGRARVERIFSMIRYGRVDPAPLVTHHLYGLDKIEEAVCLMKEKQRDLIKVMVHCA
- the rfbG gene encoding CDP-glucose 4,6-dehydratase; translated protein: MNPNHLYKNKKILITGHTGFKGSWMCALLRALGAQVTGYSLEPPTAPSLFELCHLADGMESIMGDVRDLPHLQQVFGRVRPEIVIHMAAQPIVRESYKNPVYTYDVNVMGTVHVLECIRQTESVRSFVNVTTDKVYKNREWVWGYRENEELNGYDPYSNSKSCSELVTDSYCQSFFTDGRVAVSTARAGNVIGGGDFATDRIIPDCIRAVEKGGTIAVRNPYSVRPYQHVLEPVTVYLMIAAAQYETQSYAGNYNVGPDDNDCYTTGALVDLFCRKWQSETGQETRWEDRYDGGPHEAGFLKLDCSKLKNTFGWKPVWNVETAMEKIAQWSHCRRRGEDIAACMDRQAACFLKAWEEKGNRAF
- the rfbF gene encoding glucose-1-phosphate cytidylyltransferase, yielding MKVVILAGGMGTRFSEETFVRPKPMIEIGNKPILWHIMNTYSAGGLSEFIICCGYKGHMIKEYFVHYYMYQSDVTFSVKDRKKTEHKNFAEQWTVTLADTGLHTLTAGRVLKIRDYIGDDEEFMLTYGDGVADVDIQALLQYHREHGRIATISTTRPEGRFGAIKIDEAGRVESFKEKARKDQSWVNIGFMVMNRKVFSYLGDGREMLEAGPFERLVADGEMMAYRHPGFWSPMDTIKDKAYLEELWESGEAPWRV
- a CDS encoding NACHT domain-containing protein, producing the protein MDLMNILVTAGLGEMAKTAVKGLLDFFRTDYEESLYDRTYEALQEYLTCSYRSNAMMHTIVFRGIEKTIFDLYIPLTLQCQREEGKRIVVNEKSMAEIMRNHKRSIVIDNAGMGKSTIAKYLATQAVIRKSGIPIMIELRKLKKEKYIMSFIEEQFDQFDKKIASADLKCMLKEGGFIVFFDGYDEIAVELRQTVTEDIRYFIERAPENTYILTSREESELSSFSDFLEYTIQPLRMNEAFALIRKYDNYGKHAEDLITKIKEEENLKVLKEFLTNPLLVSLLYKTYMYKGEIPYKKIEFYKQVYEALFNDHDKSKDAYVHPKQSGLEINDFERVLMALGFLGVKRWQVEYEEKEELIHDIRIGIKNLVGSSPKPQHFLEDIIHAVPLFRKDGGTYRWIHKSFMEYFAAKYICYEMGDRKEALLYKITDGDNGMLYKNMLDFCYELDLKTFRKAVLIPWLTRVMEVEKKVECLLREQAPAWQESEELKRGLLNVWISGDAAVLRAGKETCRIMRGGGMQHREKLEEITRKVDRFFLWKTTFTSEGMFIFRSNREDDVVKDILLMKNVPVTVERKMENDSEKISAWIHELLLEEEKVYYLEQLIQTVYQNSESVERIAKFIRMSVLRSGGMKMFDYGLCYDLLMEIRQEMQEMEALNRELFTLE